From Humisphaera borealis, the proteins below share one genomic window:
- a CDS encoding DUF1549 domain-containing protein: protein MRYQRPLIAVLASLACASLSAVDVAVAQVRPGADRPAAAGAKSAPAAAVEGTMIFRRFDTNGDGKMSKAEWGGIVAISAKLKDDPSAAENVFVYSDTDADGFLSSAEFQTLYAQIARQRAEAQAANPQPANPPPANQQPGDRRPGDGFRPPFMRRPGMPGEPAVASGNTRLTPEQTDFFEKKIRPVLIESCYSCHSAEAKKSKGGLLLDTRDGIRKGGDKGPAVVPGKPDDSLLLTAIHWKQEDFQMPPKKKLSDTAIADFEKWVAMGAPDPRDGKAIVRSEIDIAKGKQFWAFQLPKKSPAPAVKDAAWAKSDVDRFLLAAMEAKSVKPVADADRATLLRRLSYDLTGLPPLPADVEAFLADTSANAVEKVVDRMLASPAFGERWGRHWLDVARFGESSGKQVNISYPHAWRYRDYVIDSFAADKPYDTFIKEQLAGDLMASKDEKQKAERQVATAYLALGSKNHNERSRLQFELDMVDEQIDAMSQGMMGVTLACARCHDHKFDPIPQTDYYAVAGIFRSTDTMFGTARVVQNNHATPLIELSAASGMKPGKKALTAEERKTAEDELARLREQRAELLKGGREAAAGNVQIVFIVSRTAQIQATLDAHNADGTPKLLTMGTKDRFRSMDSPIYTRGETEQPGDIVPRGLPQVMVSGSGKISSRGSGRMELADWVASKQNPLTARVWVNRVWLHLFGQGIVTSPDNFGASGALPSNQPLLDTLAVSFMEQGWSTKKLIRQLVLTRAYQLSSSHHSLNHEIDPDNTLNWRATTRRLEAESIRDSMLTIAGRLDASRPVGSPIARVGDGQAQVVLRFMGAIDNELTNRSVYLPIVRDQLPEVLATFDFAEPSMVVGQRSTTSVPSQSLYLLNSPFVINAADSAASRISREQPDDKQRIRQAYLSIYGRVPTTAETAAAEKFLNDYASTISSAAAISPAAKRDAWTAMIQSLLGSSEFLFLN from the coding sequence ATGAGATACCAACGACCCCTCATCGCCGTGCTTGCGTCCCTCGCGTGTGCCTCGCTGTCGGCGGTCGATGTCGCCGTCGCGCAGGTGCGGCCCGGCGCCGATCGTCCCGCCGCTGCCGGCGCCAAGTCCGCTCCCGCGGCGGCGGTCGAGGGGACGATGATCTTCCGCCGATTCGATACCAACGGCGACGGCAAGATGAGCAAGGCCGAGTGGGGCGGCATTGTGGCGATCTCGGCGAAGCTGAAGGACGACCCGTCCGCCGCCGAGAACGTGTTCGTCTACTCCGACACCGATGCCGACGGATTCCTGTCGTCGGCGGAGTTTCAGACGCTGTACGCGCAGATCGCCCGGCAGCGGGCCGAGGCCCAGGCGGCAAACCCACAACCTGCCAATCCACCGCCCGCCAATCAGCAGCCTGGCGACCGTCGTCCCGGCGACGGCTTCCGCCCGCCGTTCATGCGCCGGCCAGGCATGCCCGGAGAGCCCGCGGTCGCGTCCGGCAATACCCGCCTGACGCCTGAGCAGACCGACTTCTTCGAGAAGAAGATCCGCCCGGTGCTGATCGAGTCGTGCTACAGCTGCCACTCGGCCGAAGCGAAGAAATCCAAGGGCGGCCTGCTGCTCGACACCCGCGACGGCATCCGCAAAGGCGGCGACAAAGGACCTGCGGTCGTCCCCGGCAAGCCCGACGACAGCCTGCTGCTGACCGCGATTCACTGGAAGCAGGAAGACTTCCAGATGCCGCCGAAGAAGAAGCTGAGCGACACGGCTATCGCCGACTTCGAAAAGTGGGTCGCCATGGGCGCACCCGACCCGCGCGACGGCAAGGCGATTGTCCGCAGCGAGATCGACATCGCCAAGGGCAAGCAGTTCTGGGCTTTCCAGCTGCCGAAGAAGTCCCCCGCGCCGGCCGTGAAGGACGCCGCCTGGGCGAAGTCGGATGTCGATCGGTTTTTGCTGGCGGCGATGGAAGCCAAGAGCGTAAAGCCCGTCGCCGATGCCGACCGGGCCACGCTGCTTCGCCGGCTGTCGTACGACCTGACCGGCCTGCCGCCGCTGCCGGCGGACGTCGAGGCATTCCTGGCGGACACCTCGGCGAACGCCGTAGAGAAGGTTGTCGATCGCATGCTCGCCTCGCCCGCGTTCGGCGAACGCTGGGGCCGCCACTGGCTCGACGTCGCCCGCTTCGGCGAATCATCGGGCAAACAGGTCAACATCAGCTACCCGCACGCCTGGCGGTACCGCGATTACGTCATCGACAGCTTTGCCGCCGACAAGCCGTACGACACGTTCATCAAGGAACAGCTCGCCGGCGATCTGATGGCGTCGAAAGACGAGAAGCAGAAGGCCGAGCGGCAGGTGGCGACGGCGTACCTGGCGCTGGGCAGCAAGAACCACAACGAGCGCAGCCGCCTCCAGTTCGAGCTCGACATGGTCGACGAGCAGATCGACGCGATGTCGCAGGGCATGATGGGCGTCACCCTCGCATGTGCCCGTTGCCACGACCACAAGTTCGACCCGATCCCGCAGACCGATTACTACGCCGTCGCCGGCATCTTCCGCAGCACCGATACCATGTTCGGCACGGCGCGCGTGGTGCAGAACAACCACGCGACACCGCTGATCGAGCTGTCGGCCGCATCGGGCATGAAGCCCGGCAAGAAGGCGCTGACCGCCGAGGAGCGCAAGACCGCTGAGGACGAACTGGCCCGCCTGCGGGAGCAGCGCGCCGAGCTGCTGAAGGGCGGCCGCGAAGCCGCCGCGGGCAACGTGCAGATTGTCTTCATCGTCAGCCGTACGGCACAGATCCAGGCCACGCTCGACGCCCACAACGCCGACGGCACGCCCAAGCTGCTGACGATGGGCACGAAGGACCGTTTCCGTTCGATGGACAGCCCGATCTACACCCGCGGCGAAACCGAGCAACCCGGCGACATCGTTCCCCGCGGCCTGCCGCAGGTCATGGTCAGTGGCTCGGGCAAGATCAGCAGCCGCGGTTCCGGGCGAATGGAACTGGCGGATTGGGTGGCGTCGAAGCAAAACCCGCTGACGGCCCGCGTGTGGGTGAATCGCGTTTGGCTGCACCTGTTCGGCCAGGGCATCGTCACCAGCCCGGACAACTTCGGCGCCAGCGGCGCGCTGCCCAGCAATCAGCCGCTGCTCGATACGCTCGCTGTGTCGTTCATGGAGCAGGGCTGGTCGACGAAAAAGCTGATTCGCCAGCTCGTGCTGACGCGGGCGTACCAGCTTTCCAGCAGCCATCACAGCCTGAACCACGAGATCGACCCCGACAACACGCTGAACTGGCGGGCGACCACCCGCCGGCTGGAAGCCGAGAGCATTCGTGATTCGATGCTGACGATCGCCGGCCGGCTGGATGCGTCGCGGCCGGTGGGTTCGCCGATCGCCCGCGTGGGCGACGGGCAGGCGCAGGTGGTGCTGCGGTTCATGGGGGCGATCGACAACGAACTGACGAACCGAAGCGTTTACCTGCCGATCGTCCGCGATCAGTTGCCCGAGGTGCTCGCGACGTTCGATTTCGCCGAGCCGAGCATGGTCGTCGGCCAGCGTTCGACGACGAGCGTGCCGAGCCAGTCGCTGTACCTGCTCAACAGCCCGTTCGTGATCAATGCCGCCGACTCCGCCGCGTCGCGAATCAGCCGCGAGCAGCCGGACGACAAGCAGCGTATCCGCCAGGCGTACCTGTCGAT
- a CDS encoding RNA polymerase sigma factor: MDGWVLSTLPRAIAFAAGLVKDREVAEDLVHDCYCRLLAKAGDYDLQQDGTRLLFRSITNACIDRSRKKSTVSLYEADEDGGPGRMRDLTDRRAYEPWQLADHGELQRAISAGLEKLTVVQRAALELKTLGQSLQDIADALDVTPTNAGVLIHRARQALSKHIAEYVEA, encoded by the coding sequence CTGGACGGCTGGGTTCTCTCGACATTGCCGCGTGCGATCGCGTTCGCTGCAGGCCTGGTGAAGGATCGCGAAGTCGCCGAAGACCTGGTCCATGACTGCTACTGTCGGTTGCTCGCCAAGGCCGGCGATTACGACCTGCAGCAGGACGGAACGCGACTGCTCTTCCGGTCGATCACGAATGCGTGCATCGACCGAAGCCGCAAGAAGTCGACCGTCAGTCTCTATGAGGCCGACGAAGACGGCGGCCCCGGCCGGATGAGAGACCTCACCGACCGCCGGGCGTATGAGCCCTGGCAACTGGCCGACCATGGCGAGCTGCAGCGGGCGATATCGGCGGGACTGGAGAAGCTGACGGTCGTGCAGCGTGCGGCGTTGGAGCTCAAAACGCTCGGCCAGTCGTTGCAGGACATCGCAGACGCATTGGACGTGACGCCCACCAACGCCGGTGTGTTGATCCACCGTGCGAGGCAGGCGTTGTCGAAGCACATTGCGGAGTACGTTGAAGCGTGA